In a single window of the Candidatus Kaiserbacteria bacterium genome:
- a CDS encoding C39 family peptidase, producing MQQPKADVTQKTDVFSVPFYSQLTDITAPAWKKIGCGIASLAMLIKFYNPDSFTSVDTLLKEGIAIDAYSSAGWTYAGLIEVSHKYGLDGTTHDFGGSSMDVAFAAFEKALIVGPVMASVHYTFTPTNPIPHLVIVNGIKDDTLFYNDPAEPRGNGSIPVAQFKSSWKKRYIEFFVS from the coding sequence GTGCAACAACCGAAGGCTGATGTTACACAAAAGACAGATGTCTTCTCCGTTCCCTTCTATTCTCAACTCACCGACATCACAGCGCCTGCGTGGAAGAAAATAGGTTGTGGTATTGCAAGTCTTGCAATGCTCATTAAGTTTTATAATCCCGATTCATTCACCTCAGTCGACACACTTCTCAAGGAAGGTATTGCTATAGATGCATACTCGAGTGCAGGATGGACCTACGCAGGACTTATAGAAGTCTCACACAAATATGGTCTCGACGGCACCACGCACGATTTTGGAGGTTCGAGCATGGATGTCGCATTTGCTGCATTTGAAAAAGCACTCATCGTAGGACCAGTGATGGCATCGGTGCATTACACCTTCACTCCCACCAACCCCATTCCGCATTTAGTAATTGTAAATGGTATCAAGGATGATACGCTTTTCTATAATGACCCCGCGGAGCCAAGAGGCAATGGTTCTATTCCTGTTGCTCAATTCAAATCATCCTGGAAAAAGCGATACATAGAATTTTTCGTTTCGTAA
- a CDS encoding L,D-transpeptidase, translating into MDRSTEKQVKRILLRMFSFLCILACLYALWIFYQGSRNSNQGTVPGSIEAVITPSTPKAKIDEGTEVPPPKKLFTFITIKDSCDVHFLGECVRVRGGPGVSFPVVTKLRNNILLMVSTTTVEADGHTWYQIVFDESLAYPERVASKWYVAGDFVDIFTDEGNKTIWENESATTTKRVIVDRSEQKLYAYEGETPFMEISISTGLELSPTPRGTFTVFKMTPTRYMQGPLPGYTDVYDLPGVPWNLYFTNEGAVIHGAYWHDSFGIPYSHGCVNLLPSDAGKLYAWAELGMKVTVRD; encoded by the coding sequence ATGGACCGAAGCACTGAAAAGCAGGTAAAACGCATACTTTTACGTATGTTCTCTTTCTTATGTATTCTTGCATGTTTATATGCACTATGGATTTTTTATCAAGGTTCTCGAAATAGTAATCAAGGTACTGTTCCCGGAAGCATTGAGGCAGTGATTACTCCATCGACTCCAAAAGCGAAAATAGACGAAGGAACAGAGGTTCCACCTCCCAAGAAACTTTTTACATTTATCACTATCAAAGATAGTTGTGATGTTCATTTTTTGGGCGAGTGTGTGCGTGTGCGCGGGGGCCCCGGTGTCTCCTTCCCCGTAGTCACGAAACTGCGCAATAATATTCTCCTTATGGTGAGCACGACTACTGTTGAGGCTGACGGTCATACGTGGTATCAGATTGTCTTTGATGAATCACTCGCCTATCCTGAGCGTGTTGCAAGCAAATGGTATGTGGCGGGAGACTTTGTTGATATTTTTACTGATGAAGGTAATAAAACAATCTGGGAAAACGAGAGTGCTACCACCACAAAGCGTGTCATTGTCGACAGGAGTGAGCAAAAGCTCTATGCGTACGAGGGCGAGACACCTTTTATGGAAATAAGTATTTCTACGGGACTTGAACTATCCCCTACTCCGCGCGGTACATTTACCGTATTTAAAATGACCCCGACACGATATATGCAAGGTCCACTTCCTGGGTATACCGATGTGTATGATTTGCCCGGAGTACCTTGGAATCTCTACTTTACTAATGAAGGCGCAGTGATACACGGTGCATACTGGCATGATAGTTTTGGTATACCCTACTCGCATGGTTGTGTAAATCTACTTCCGAGTGATGCAGGAAAACTTTACGCATGGGCTGAGTTGGGCATGAAAGTAACCGTGCGGGACTAG
- a CDS encoding septation protein IspZ, giving the protein MKKHSHIWKILIFDMFVIEFGPVGVFFVAYYLFDFLKAALALGAATLVALVLSQFVNKRVPWFAIFSGSITILTALLTYIFTAPWILIIKDSVYYGLFALFLGVSLWQKKSLFKTFFGHIFAITEEGWRILEGRWFIFFVFSAVSNELVRMFLSADEWVLYKQAIVFVFLGFGLYQFRVSMKHRLPEADAIGLRKLYNN; this is encoded by the coding sequence ATGAAAAAACATAGCCATATTTGGAAGATACTCATATTTGATATGTTTGTGATTGAGTTTGGCCCAGTGGGTGTATTCTTTGTTGCGTATTATCTCTTTGATTTTCTTAAGGCAGCCCTAGCCCTCGGTGCGGCAACGCTCGTAGCGCTTGTGCTTTCACAGTTTGTGAACAAGCGAGTACCGTGGTTTGCGATTTTTTCTGGCTCTATCACTATCCTCACTGCCCTGCTCACGTACATATTCACTGCCCCCTGGATACTTATCATAAAAGATTCTGTGTACTATGGACTTTTTGCTCTGTTTTTAGGCGTCAGCCTATGGCAGAAGAAGTCTCTTTTCAAGACTTTTTTTGGTCATATCTTTGCTATTACTGAGGAGGGCTGGCGCATACTCGAAGGGCGGTGGTTTATTTTTTTTGTATTCTCTGCTGTTTCGAATGAATTAGTACGTATGTTTCTCTCGGCCGATGAATGGGTGCTATATAAGCAAGCTATTGTATTTGTCTTCCTTGGTTTTGGCCTCTACCAATTCCGCGTCAGTATGAAACATCGCCTACCCGAAGCAGACGCTATCGGCCTACGGAAGCTATATAATAACTAG
- a CDS encoding glutaredoxin family protein, with protein MITLYVKTGCPYCARVLGVLDSQSVPYEMKNIADDAVMNELITLGGKRQVPFLIDEDVSLYESQNIIDHINAKYQVVQGEDSSPDSEKSSGVCPIE; from the coding sequence ATGATAACTCTCTATGTAAAAACAGGATGCCCATATTGCGCTCGAGTGCTTGGGGTACTTGATTCACAAAGTGTTCCGTATGAAATGAAGAATATTGCAGATGATGCTGTTATGAATGAACTCATTACCCTTGGAGGGAAACGACAAGTCCCGTTTCTCATTGATGAAGATGTGTCCCTATATGAATCACAGAATATTATCGACCATATTAATGCGAAGTATCAGGTAGTACAAGGCGAGGACTCTTCTCCAGATTCAGAAAAGAGCAGTGGTGTGTGTCCCATAGAGTAA